CGGGCGCGCCGGGCGTGTCCTCCCAGCCGAAGGTGAACACGATTCGTTCGTGCGGGACCAGCTCGACGAACTCCCCGCGCATGACCGGGCGCGGGCCGTCCAGCATGGGCACCCGGAGCGGGCCGCCGCGGCGGGGTTCCAGCTCGGCCGGTCCCCACCACTGCGCGAGCAGTTCCGGGTCGGTGAAGAACTCCCACACCGTCTCCGGCCGGGCCTCGATCCGGATCGTCTGCTCCACCACGTCGGTCATCCCGTTCCCTCCGTGTCCTCGCTCGTGCGTTCCCGTTCGGCCTGCTCGGCCGCCCGCTTGAGGCGCCCGAGCCGGTCGGTCCACAGGTCGTCGAAGAACCTGCTCACCTCGGTGAGCCCGGCGGGCCGCAGCCGGTAGAGCCTGCGGTTGCCCTCGCGGCGGACCGCGAGCAGGCCTGCCGCGGTGAGCACGCGCAGGTGCTGGGACACCGCGGGGCGGCTGATGCCGGGGAAGTGGCCCGCGAGCTCGCCCGCGGACACCTCCTGGTCCCGGACCAGCCGCAGGATGCCGCGGCGGGTCGGGTCGGCTACCGCGTGCAGTACCTCGTCCACCTTGTGCTCTCTCGTGCTCGTTGCCAGCAGGGCGGCTTGTGTGTAAGTGTGTAAGCACAATCTTACACAGATCGGAGGCGGATATGCACACACCTGGCCCCGAACTCGAACGGCTCGGCCCGCTGGTCGGCCGGTGGCGCTCGCAGGGAAGGACGGTTTCCACCGGGACCGAGCCGTCCATCGAGATCAGCGGCACGGACACCTACGAGTGGCTGGACGGCGGGTTCTTCCTCGTGCATCACGTGGATGTGCAGCTGGACGGGGAGCGCTACCGGGCGATCGAGCTGATCGGCGGGTACGACCCCGTCCGGGAGACCTACACCGCCCGGTCCTACGACAGCCACGGCGAGACGAGCACCATGACCCTGCGGGTGGGTGCGGGCGGCGAGTGGACCTTCGTCGGTGTCGACAGCGGGGAGCGGGCGACGCTGACCGTGGGGGAGCGGTCGATGGCCGCGGTGTGGGAACGCTCGGCGGACGGGGTGCGCTGGCAGCCCTGGATGGACATGACCTTCAGCAGGGAATCTTGAGGTCGAGCAAGGTCGAGGTTCTAGGCTCGGCCGCATGGATATCGACGCGGAGGTCTCGGCGGTACTGGCCGAGGTGAAGGTACTCGAGCTCAGCACGATCACCAGGGATGGCGGACTCAACACCAGGCCGATGTCGAGCGTGTGGTTTCCGCAGGCACGGCAGATCGTGCTGACCACCCCGGTGGCCTACCCGCAGAAGGCGTGGAACGTCCGGCGGGACAGCCGGGTCTCCCTGCTGTACTCCGACTTCACCGGAAGCGGGCTGGCGGGTGGCCCTGCCGTGCTGGTGCAGGGCACCGCCACCGTGCCGGAGGGGGTGGCGACCCCGCAGGATCTCCGGGAGTTCTGGCGCGGCATGATGCGCAAGTCGCCCGTGCTGGCCGAGCAGGCGGCGGACGAGGAGTTCCGGCGTTCGATGGACTGGTACTTCTGGCGGCTGCCGTTCTACATCACCCCGGAGCGGGTGCGGCGGCTCGAACCCGCCGAGACGGGCGGTTCCCCGGCGCGGCCGCCCGGCGGGGATGAGCCGATGGCGGCGCAGATCGCCGACGCACTGGAGCGTTACCCCACGGCCGTGTTCGCCGCCAGGGACGAGCAGAGGTACCCGCAGGCGGCGCGGGCCGTGGTGAGCCGGGATGGCGCGGACGGGGCGCTGCGGGTGCGGCCGGTGCAGGAGTTCGCCGGTGCGCCCGGTGTGGCGAACCTGCTGTGGCACCGGCACAACGGCCGTCCCGGTGAGATGTCCACCCTGCTGGTGACCGGTGCCGCCGGCGCGGCAGACGGGGAGTGGACCTTCGTCCCGGAACGGATCCCCGGCGCACTGCCTGCCGGGCGCGATCGGGATTCGTACCAGGCGTGGATCGCCGACGCCCGGCAGCGGTCCCTGCGTTA
The sequence above is drawn from the Amycolatopsis aidingensis genome and encodes:
- a CDS encoding SRPBCC family protein, with the translated sequence MTDVVEQTIRIEARPETVWEFFTDPELLAQWWGPAELEPRRGGPLRVPMLDGPRPVMRGEFVELVPHERIVFTFGWEDTPGAPAIEPGASLVEVTLRAEDRGTVLTLRHSGLPTELAGETGRGWAGLLRGLSRAAAAPRPRA
- a CDS encoding ArsR/SmtB family transcription factor gives rise to the protein MDEVLHAVADPTRRGILRLVRDQEVSAGELAGHFPGISRPAVSQHLRVLTAAGLLAVRREGNRRLYRLRPAGLTEVSRFFDDLWTDRLGRLKRAAEQAERERTSEDTEGTG
- a CDS encoding DUF1579 family protein is translated as MHTPGPELERLGPLVGRWRSQGRTVSTGTEPSIEISGTDTYEWLDGGFFLVHHVDVQLDGERYRAIELIGGYDPVRETYTARSYDSHGETSTMTLRVGAGGEWTFVGVDSGERATLTVGERSMAAVWERSADGVRWQPWMDMTFSRES
- a CDS encoding pyridoxamine 5'-phosphate oxidase family protein, whose protein sequence is MDIDAEVSAVLAEVKVLELSTITRDGGLNTRPMSSVWFPQARQIVLTTPVAYPQKAWNVRRDSRVSLLYSDFTGSGLAGGPAVLVQGTATVPEGVATPQDLREFWRGMMRKSPVLAEQAADEEFRRSMDWYFWRLPFYITPERVRRLEPAETGGSPARPPGGDEPMAAQIADALERYPTAVFAARDEQRYPQAARAVVSRDGADGALRVRPVQEFAGAPGVANLLWHRHNGRPGEMSTLLVTGAAGAADGEWTFVPERIPGALPAGRDRDSYQAWIADARQRSLRYLQRRGMTPPELDWRVFTG